One stretch of Dokdonia sp. Hel_I_53 DNA includes these proteins:
- the folE gene encoding GTP cyclohydrolase I FolE, whose product MKTDLDRGIQIDDESFLDEQMGDDHVSTNATTPLRSGAFDLSDSEKIEIIKKDVANILETLGMDLTDDSLKGTPNRVAKMFVNEIFGGLNPAKKPSASTFDNNYKYGEMLVEKNIVVYSTCEHHLLPIVGRAHVAYISNGTVVGLSKMNRIVDYYAKRPQVQERLTMQIVQELQQVLGTDDVACVIDAKHLCVNSRGIRDIESSTVTSEFGGKFKEDATRREFLDYIKLETVF is encoded by the coding sequence ATGAAAACAGATTTAGACAGAGGAATACAAATAGACGACGAGAGCTTCTTAGACGAACAGATGGGCGATGACCACGTAAGTACGAATGCAACTACGCCATTACGTAGTGGTGCTTTTGACTTAAGTGACTCAGAAAAAATTGAAATCATAAAGAAAGATGTTGCTAATATTCTTGAAACATTAGGTATGGACCTTACAGACGACAGCCTTAAAGGGACACCTAATCGTGTAGCAAAAATGTTTGTGAATGAAATTTTTGGCGGATTAAATCCTGCAAAAAAGCCGAGTGCTTCTACGTTTGATAACAATTACAAATACGGAGAGATGCTGGTTGAAAAAAACATCGTTGTATATTCAACTTGTGAGCATCACTTGCTTCCTATCGTTGGAAGAGCACATGTTGCCTACATCTCAAATGGCACTGTAGTGGGCTTAAGTAAGATGAACCGTATTGTAGATTATTATGCAAAGCGCCCACAGGTGCAAGAGCGTCTTACTATGCAAATTGTTCAAGAACTACAACAAGTTTTAGGCACAGATGACGTTGCTTGCGTGATAGACGCAAAGCACCTTTGTGTAAACAGTAGAGGAATAAGAGATATTGAAAGTAGCACTGTGACTAGTGAGTTTGGCGGTAAGTTTAAAGAAGATGCTACTCGTAGAGAATTTCTAGATTATATAAAACTAGAAACGGTTTTTTAG
- a CDS encoding LytR/AlgR family response regulator transcription factor, whose amino-acid sequence MSTYNAIIIDDEPMAREILEEHLSKIDQITVVAQCKNAAEGFSALSKYKVDLVFLDINMPEVSGIMFAKAIQGKTKVIFTTAYREYAVEGFDIQAVDYLLKPISLERLMKALQKFYAENIQKETPQPTEDFTFFRSDRKMVKVNFNDIFYIESLGDYIKVHTTNGTITTRETMNTIVEKLPKHQFLRTHRSFIIAIAKISSFTNEHLIVDKKVIPISRSYREAVLQRLDAY is encoded by the coding sequence ATGAGTACGTACAACGCAATCATTATCGATGATGAGCCTATGGCTCGGGAAATTCTTGAAGAACACTTATCTAAAATTGACCAAATTACCGTAGTTGCACAATGTAAAAATGCTGCTGAAGGTTTCAGCGCTTTAAGTAAATACAAAGTAGATCTTGTGTTTTTAGATATTAATATGCCTGAGGTATCAGGAATCATGTTTGCAAAGGCTATTCAAGGAAAAACAAAGGTGATTTTTACAACAGCTTATAGAGAGTATGCGGTAGAAGGTTTTGATATTCAAGCGGTAGATTATTTGCTCAAGCCGATTTCTTTAGAACGGCTTATGAAAGCACTTCAAAAATTTTACGCAGAAAATATTCAAAAAGAAACACCTCAACCTACGGAGGATTTTACTTTCTTTCGATCAGATCGTAAGATGGTAAAAGTAAATTTTAATGACATTTTTTATATTGAAAGTTTAGGTGATTATATAAAAGTTCATACAACCAACGGAACTATCACTACCAGAGAAACTATGAACACTATAGTTGAAAAATTACCCAAGCACCAGTTTTTACGCACCCATAGGTCTTTTATAATTGCTATAGCAAAAATTTCAAGCTTTACAAATGAGCATCTTATTGTGGATAAAAAAGTCATCCCTATAAGTCGCAGCTATCGTGAGGCTGTACTTCAACGTCTTGACGCCTATTAA
- a CDS encoding sensor histidine kinase: MPLLTRNFLFVFILVYLVAGLFSFVQLLRYNYKTVHHNTQLEKKIIQGQLQLKEKELHLLKEQIHPHFLFNTLNTIYGAALKKSEDTPDLILKLSNLLDYTLNQIEKPKVAITEEVSYLESYIGLERVRFKDSVRVYFDKQIENDIHIPPMLFIAFIENAFKHGAPVNGFLEVYIELKVNNEKLWFQIKNSTTDQNIPKENHGLGIENSRKRLDALYPSAYALNTVSTENWYTLNLEIFL, translated from the coding sequence ATGCCGCTACTTACACGAAATTTTCTATTTGTTTTTATTTTAGTGTATTTAGTAGCTGGCCTTTTTTCTTTTGTACAGTTACTGAGGTATAATTATAAAACAGTACATCACAATACCCAATTAGAAAAAAAGATTATTCAAGGTCAATTACAGCTTAAAGAAAAAGAACTTCACTTATTAAAAGAACAAATTCACCCTCACTTTTTATTTAACACCCTCAATACGATCTACGGAGCAGCTCTTAAGAAATCTGAAGACACACCAGATCTCATTTTAAAATTATCAAATTTATTAGATTACACACTCAATCAAATCGAAAAACCCAAGGTAGCGATTACAGAAGAAGTGAGTTATCTAGAATCTTACATAGGACTAGAACGCGTACGGTTCAAGGACTCTGTGCGCGTTTACTTTGATAAGCAAATTGAGAATGACATTCACATTCCTCCAATGTTATTTATAGCTTTTATTGAAAATGCATTTAAACATGGAGCTCCTGTTAATGGCTTTCTAGAAGTTTACATTGAACTTAAAGTAAACAATGAAAAGCTTTGGTTTCAAATTAAAAACAGTACAACAGATCAAAACATACCTAAGGAAAATCATGGTCTAGGTATTGAAAACAGCAGAAAAAGATTAGACGCCTTGTACCCATCTGCTTACGCTTTAAACACTGTATCTACAGAAAATTGGTATACTCTCAATCTTGAAATCTTTCTATAA
- a CDS encoding MotA/TolQ/ExbB proton channel family protein — protein MSQIIDRINEGGPVFMVPILLILIVVVVLFIIGLMGKKKIRHVMELLSHLSLFAFMWGLLGSTLGLIQAFDAIEGSGAVSQPMMAGGLKIALLCTVFGLFCFVVARVFILVLAIKAQRAEDAQLI, from the coding sequence ATGTCACAAATTATCGATCGCATCAACGAAGGAGGACCTGTGTTTATGGTTCCAATTTTACTTATTCTAATAGTAGTTGTGGTTCTATTTATTATAGGACTTATGGGGAAAAAGAAAATTCGCCATGTCATGGAATTATTAAGTCACCTGAGTCTCTTTGCGTTTATGTGGGGATTATTAGGATCTACCCTGGGGTTGATTCAGGCTTTTGATGCTATAGAAGGAAGTGGTGCAGTCTCTCAACCTATGATGGCTGGTGGGCTTAAAATTGCCCTGCTTTGTACAGTATTTGGTTTATTTTGTTTTGTCGTTGCAAGAGTGTTTATTCTCGTACTAGCCATTAAAGCACAACGCGCTGAAGACGCTCAGTTAATTTAA
- the lptB gene encoding LPS export ABC transporter ATP-binding protein, translating to MKLRAENLMKSYKGRQVVKGISVEVNQGEIVGLLGPNGAGKTTSFYMIVGLVKPNGGNIYLDQQNITKYPMYKRAQNGIGYLAQEASVFRKLSIEDNILSVLQLTKLSKKEQLHKMEELIEEFSLGHIRKSRGDLLSGGERRRTEIARALATSPSFILLDEPFAGVDPVAVEDIQRIVAQLKDKNIGILITDHNVQETLAITDRTYLMFEGSILKHGEPEELAADEMVRKVYLGQNFELRKKKIF from the coding sequence ATGAAATTACGAGCAGAAAATCTTATGAAATCCTACAAAGGCCGCCAGGTGGTTAAAGGGATTTCTGTAGAAGTAAATCAAGGAGAGATTGTAGGACTTTTAGGTCCTAACGGGGCGGGTAAAACTACTTCTTTTTATATGATTGTTGGGCTTGTAAAACCCAATGGAGGAAATATTTACTTAGACCAGCAAAATATTACTAAGTACCCAATGTATAAGCGTGCTCAAAACGGCATAGGGTATTTAGCACAAGAGGCTTCTGTCTTTAGAAAATTAAGTATTGAAGATAACATTCTAAGTGTATTACAACTCACTAAACTTTCTAAGAAAGAGCAACTTCATAAAATGGAGGAGCTTATTGAAGAGTTTAGTTTGGGACACATTCGTAAGAGCCGTGGTGATTTACTTTCTGGAGGTGAACGCCGTCGTACAGAAATCGCAAGAGCACTTGCTACCTCTCCTTCATTCATCCTGTTAGACGAACCTTTTGCAGGTGTTGACCCAGTGGCAGTAGAAGACATCCAGCGTATTGTGGCGCAACTCAAGGATAAGAACATTGGGATTCTAATTACAGATCACAATGTACAAGAAACACTAGCTATTACAGATCGTACTTATCTTATGTTTGAAGGAAGCATTTTAAAACATGGAGAACCAGAAGAACTCGCTGCAGATGAAATGGTGCGTAAAGTTTATTTAGGTCAAAACTTCGAATTGCGTAAAAAGAAAATATTTTAA
- a CDS encoding carboxymuconolactone decarboxylase family protein: MSNIVDDFNDYRSKMNDKLLADNNKIVKRIFNLDTNAFTAGALDKKTKELLGLVASTVLRCDDCVKYHLESCHDEGVTKEEVMETLSIGTLVGGTIVIPHLRRAYEYWEVLDEKKKSN; the protein is encoded by the coding sequence ATGAGCAATATAGTAGATGACTTTAATGACTACCGTTCTAAAATGAACGACAAATTACTTGCCGATAATAATAAAATCGTCAAACGTATATTTAATCTAGACACAAATGCCTTTACTGCTGGGGCGCTTGACAAAAAAACTAAAGAACTTTTGGGTCTTGTAGCGTCAACTGTTTTACGTTGTGATGATTGTGTAAAATATCACTTAGAAAGTTGCCATGACGAAGGTGTCACCAAAGAAGAAGTAATGGAAACCTTGAGTATAGGTACACTGGTAGGAGGTACCATTGTAATCCCTCACTTGCGTAGGGCTTATGAATATTGGGAAGTGCTCGATGAAAAGAAAAAATCGAATTAA
- the tatC gene encoding twin-arginine translocase subunit TatC, with the protein MAKKVKKHPDEMSFLDHLEELRWHLIRATIAVVAIGIIAFIFKETLFAVIFGPKDADFISYEILCEISKFFGAEKGCIADGEMDFVIQSRKVAGQFSAAIWTSIMAGVVLGFPYILYEFWKFISPGLYENERKTSRGFIVIASILFFLGAGFGYFVVTPLSINFLATFKISDAIQNEFDIDNYIALVRASVLASGLIFELPIIMYFLTKIGLVTPEFLRRNRKYALVIVLILAAIITPPDISTQVIVAVPIILLYEVSIFISRGVLRREKRRLKKQGLA; encoded by the coding sequence ATGGCAAAAAAAGTTAAGAAACATCCAGACGAGATGTCTTTTCTCGACCACTTAGAAGAATTAAGATGGCATCTTATACGCGCTACAATTGCCGTAGTAGCCATTGGAATAATTGCTTTTATTTTCAAGGAAACATTGTTTGCAGTCATCTTTGGCCCTAAAGATGCAGACTTTATTTCCTATGAAATTTTGTGTGAAATCTCAAAATTCTTTGGTGCTGAAAAAGGTTGCATTGCAGATGGAGAGATGGACTTCGTCATACAATCCCGCAAAGTAGCAGGGCAATTTAGTGCCGCGATATGGACGTCTATTATGGCTGGAGTCGTGTTAGGGTTCCCATATATTTTATATGAATTTTGGAAATTTATATCACCAGGGTTATATGAGAATGAACGTAAAACTAGTCGTGGTTTTATTGTGATTGCTTCTATCCTATTCTTCCTGGGTGCTGGATTTGGTTATTTCGTTGTAACCCCTTTATCTATCAATTTTCTAGCAACTTTCAAAATAAGTGACGCCATTCAGAATGAATTTGACATTGATAATTACATAGCGCTCGTAAGAGCTTCTGTACTGGCATCAGGATTAATCTTTGAACTCCCTATTATCATGTATTTCTTGACAAAAATAGGACTAGTAACTCCTGAGTTCCTTAGAAGAAATCGCAAATATGCACTCGTGATTGTTTTAATACTTGCAGCAATTATTACACCACCAGATATTTCTACTCAAGTTATCGTGGCAGTGCCTATCATTTTATTGTATGAAGTGAGTATCTTTATTTCTAGAGGTGTTTTAAGAAGAGAAAAACGCCGACTCAAAAAACAAGGACTTGCTTAA
- a CDS encoding SIS domain-containing protein: protein MNTSQQIIASAQKTIIIERDAISNLSTQIDDEFAQAVYTIYKSKGRVVITGIGKSAIIAQKIVATLNSTGTPSLFMHAADAIHGDLGSILKDDIVICISKSGNTPEIKVLVPLIKKTENTLIALTSNRASFLGTEADYVLHAFTAEEACPNNLAPTTSTTVQLVLGDAVAVALLNLRGFSEKDFARYHPGGALGKRLYLTVNDICAAHENPQVAPDASIKEVIVEITNKMLGVTAVVLNGVIQGIITDGDLRRMLAKNDSLDGLTAQAIMSENPKSVAHDTMAIAAKEILEENNITQLLVTKNGKYAGVVHIHDLIKEGIA from the coding sequence TTGAATACTTCCCAGCAAATTATTGCTAGTGCACAGAAAACCATCATAATAGAACGTGATGCTATTTCAAATCTCTCAACACAAATAGATGATGAGTTTGCTCAAGCGGTATATACAATTTACAAATCAAAAGGCAGAGTTGTTATAACAGGCATAGGAAAAAGTGCAATAATCGCTCAAAAAATTGTTGCAACATTAAACAGCACTGGTACACCTTCACTTTTTATGCATGCTGCAGATGCCATACACGGTGACCTTGGAAGTATCTTAAAAGACGATATTGTTATCTGTATTTCAAAAAGTGGCAACACTCCAGAGATTAAAGTTTTAGTCCCACTTATTAAAAAAACAGAGAATACGCTCATTGCACTCACCTCTAATAGAGCTTCCTTTTTAGGTACTGAAGCGGACTATGTGTTACATGCCTTTACAGCAGAAGAAGCTTGCCCTAATAACTTAGCCCCAACTACTAGTACAACAGTTCAGTTAGTTCTTGGAGATGCTGTTGCTGTTGCGCTATTAAATCTTAGAGGATTTTCTGAAAAAGACTTTGCGAGATATCATCCTGGTGGTGCGCTAGGAAAACGATTATATCTTACGGTAAACGATATTTGTGCCGCACATGAAAATCCGCAAGTTGCCCCTGATGCAAGTATAAAAGAAGTGATTGTAGAAATTACAAACAAGATGCTAGGTGTAACCGCTGTTGTACTTAATGGCGTCATACAAGGCATTATAACAGACGGAGACTTACGTAGAATGCTAGCTAAGAATGACTCTCTCGACGGGTTGACAGCACAAGCCATTATGAGCGAAAACCCTAAAAGTGTTGCTCATGACACTATGGCTATTGCTGCAAAAGAAATTTTAGAAGAGAACAATATTACTCAATTGCTTGTTACTAAAAACGGCAAATATGCAGGTGTTGTACACATACACGACCTTATAAAAGAAGGAATCGCATAA